Proteins found in one Paenibacillus wynnii genomic segment:
- a CDS encoding GNAT family N-acetyltransferase, which yields MMLIREAEGKDIEQLFKLYRMLVPNSKKMNVLEEQIEKIRVDPMNFSLVYDEEGEILGSVTLNICLQALHGLRPYGVIENIIVHENHRSKNIGQKLMQHVEAYCKSIDCHRIMLLSNSQRLKAHQFFEREGYSGSVSNGFKKYL from the coding sequence ATGATGTTGATTCGAGAAGCAGAAGGAAAAGACATAGAACAGTTATTTAAGCTCTATAGAATGTTGGTTCCAAATAGCAAAAAGATGAATGTTCTAGAAGAGCAAATAGAAAAAATTAGAGTAGACCCTATGAATTTTTCGCTAGTATACGATGAAGAAGGGGAAATCTTAGGATCAGTAACACTAAACATATGTCTTCAGGCGTTGCATGGTCTGAGACCCTATGGAGTTATTGAGAATATTATTGTTCATGAGAATCACCGGAGTAAGAATATTGGACAAAAACTAATGCAACATGTCGAGGCATACTGCAAATCTATTGATTGTCACAGAATAATGCTTTTAAGTAACTCGCAACGTCTAAAAGCTCACCAATTCTTCGAAAGGGAAGGATATAGTGGGTCAGTAAGTAATGGATTTAAAAAATATCTATAA
- a CDS encoding cysteine peptidase family C39 domain-containing protein: MGIILISILVTGVFIAVLVSYYFIFPRKNLIDTNVFPNSYSIQSLNKIDIQRNYECAAFSSAYVLRHLGLESDGNELYKNYPRKLSDGTVSPKGIIIYFKKLRYDVSFYYGNVNTLKKQVNQGIPVIVFIRVFPDKRYLHFVPVVRYDKEYFNWQTLWNTQLTAKKHTITEKY; the protein is encoded by the coding sequence ATGGGGATAATTCTTATTTCGATATTAGTCACAGGTGTATTTATAGCTGTCTTAGTTTCATATTATTTTATCTTTCCAAGAAAAAACTTGATTGATACAAACGTATTTCCAAATTCATATTCTATTCAATCTTTAAATAAGATAGATATTCAACGAAATTATGAATGCGCTGCATTTTCAAGTGCATACGTTTTGAGACATCTTGGGTTAGAGTCAGATGGTAACGAACTCTATAAAAATTACCCCAGAAAGTTATCTGATGGAACGGTTAGTCCTAAGGGCATTATCATATATTTTAAGAAGCTTAGGTATGATGTTTCTTTTTACTATGGGAACGTTAATACGTTAAAGAAACAAGTAAATCAGGGTATACCGGTTATTGTGTTTATAAGGGTTTTTCCTGACAAAAGATATTTACACTTTGTACCAGTGGTTCGTTATGATAAAGAATACTTTAATTGGCAGACTCTTTGGAACACACAATTAACTGCAAAGAAACATACTATAACCGAAAAATATTAA